The Serratia rhizosphaerae genome has a segment encoding these proteins:
- the fusA gene encoding elongation factor G encodes MARTTPIERYRNIGISAHIDAGKTTTTERILFYTGVSHKLGEVHDGAATMDWMAQEQERGITITSAATTCFWNGMEHNYPQHRINIIDTPGHVDFTIEVERSMRVLDGAVMVYDSVGGVQPQSETVWRQANKYHVPRLAFVNKMDRVGSNFFRVRQMMIDRLKANPVPIVIPIGAEDNFSGVVDLIRMQAILWDDASQGMTFRFEAIPVELQAEADEWREKMVEAAAEGSEALMEKYLAGEALSEAEITAGLRARTIAGEIQPMLCGSAFRNKGVQRMLDAVIELMPSPLDVPPMEGHDEDDRIVVRHADDEEKFSALAFKLMTDPFVGQLTFVRVYSGVLAKGSSVYNPVKGKKERIGRIVQMHANDRKDVDELHAGDIAACVGLKDVTTGDTLCDPNAIITLERMVFPEPVIAQAIEPKTKADQEKMGIALQRLSSEDPSFRVRTDEESGQTIIYGMGELHLEIIVDRMRREFGVDTNTGKPQVSYRETIRSKVSDVEGKFVRQSGGKGQYGHVVLTVEPNEAGKGFEFFDEIKGGVVPGEYIPAVKKGVQEALNNGILAGFPVVDVKVHLTFGSYHDVDSSEQAFRMAAIFGFKEACRQANPVILEPIMKVEIETPEEYAGGVMGDLSSRRGQLQGMEDIAGGGGKEIHAKVPLSEMFGYSTTLRSMTQGRATFTMEFSHYAEAPRSVADEIISQRAR; translated from the coding sequence ATGGCACGCACTACCCCTATCGAACGTTACCGCAATATCGGCATCTCGGCACATATCGATGCCGGCAAAACTACCACCACCGAGCGGATTCTGTTTTACACCGGGGTCAGTCACAAGTTGGGCGAAGTGCACGACGGCGCAGCAACGATGGACTGGATGGCACAGGAACAGGAGCGCGGGATCACCATCACCTCGGCGGCGACCACCTGCTTTTGGAACGGCATGGAACATAATTATCCGCAGCACCGCATCAATATTATCGACACCCCGGGACACGTCGATTTTACCATTGAGGTCGAGCGCTCGATGCGCGTGCTCGACGGCGCGGTGATGGTGTATGACTCGGTGGGCGGCGTTCAGCCGCAGTCGGAAACCGTCTGGCGGCAGGCCAATAAATATCATGTGCCGCGGCTGGCGTTCGTCAACAAGATGGATCGCGTCGGCTCCAACTTTTTCCGCGTGCGGCAGATGATGATCGACCGCCTGAAGGCCAACCCGGTGCCGATCGTCATTCCGATCGGCGCTGAAGATAACTTCAGCGGCGTGGTGGATCTCATCCGCATGCAGGCCATTTTGTGGGACGACGCCAGCCAGGGCATGACCTTCCGCTTTGAGGCCATTCCCGTCGAGCTGCAGGCCGAAGCCGACGAATGGCGGGAGAAAATGGTGGAAGCCGCCGCCGAAGGCTCAGAAGCGCTGATGGAGAAATACCTGGCCGGCGAAGCGCTGAGCGAGGCGGAGATTACCGCCGGCCTGCGCGCGCGCACCATCGCCGGTGAAATTCAACCGATGCTGTGCGGCTCGGCGTTCCGCAATAAAGGCGTGCAGCGCATGCTGGACGCGGTAATAGAACTGATGCCCTCGCCGCTCGACGTACCGCCGATGGAAGGCCACGATGAGGATGATCGGATCGTGGTGCGCCATGCCGACGATGAGGAAAAGTTCTCGGCGCTGGCGTTCAAACTGATGACCGATCCGTTCGTCGGCCAACTGACGTTTGTGCGCGTCTACTCCGGCGTGCTGGCGAAAGGCAGCAGCGTCTACAACCCGGTGAAAGGCAAGAAAGAGCGTATCGGCCGCATCGTGCAGATGCACGCCAACGACCGCAAAGACGTCGATGAGCTGCACGCCGGCGATATCGCCGCCTGCGTCGGGCTGAAGGACGTCACCACCGGCGATACGCTGTGCGATCCCAACGCGATTATCACGCTGGAACGCATGGTGTTTCCGGAGCCGGTGATCGCCCAGGCGATCGAACCGAAAACCAAAGCCGACCAGGAGAAGATGGGCATTGCGCTGCAGCGCCTCTCTTCCGAAGATCCGTCGTTTCGGGTACGTACCGATGAGGAGTCCGGTCAGACCATTATTTACGGTATGGGCGAACTGCATCTGGAAATCATCGTCGACCGCATGCGGCGCGAATTCGGCGTGGACACCAACACCGGCAAGCCGCAGGTGTCGTACCGCGAAACCATCCGCAGCAAAGTGAGCGATGTGGAAGGCAAATTCGTGCGCCAGTCCGGCGGTAAAGGCCAGTACGGTCACGTGGTGTTAACGGTCGAACCGAACGAAGCCGGCAAAGGCTTCGAGTTTTTCGATGAGATCAAAGGCGGCGTGGTGCCGGGGGAATATATCCCGGCAGTGAAAAAAGGCGTTCAGGAGGCGCTGAACAACGGCATTCTGGCCGGTTTCCCGGTGGTGGACGTCAAGGTGCACCTGACCTTCGGCTCTTACCACGACGTCGACTCTTCGGAGCAGGCGTTCCGCATGGCGGCGATTTTCGGCTTTAAAGAGGCCTGCCGTCAGGCGAATCCGGTGATCCTGGAGCCGATTATGAAGGTGGAAATAGAGACGCCGGAAGAGTATGCCGGCGGCGTGATGGGCGATCTGTCATCCCGACGCGGTCAGCTGCAGGGTATGGAGGATATCGCCGGCGGCGGCGGTAAGGAGATCCATGCCAAAGTGCCGCTGTCCGAGATGTTCGGCTACTCCACCACTCTACGTTCAATGACGCAGGGGCGCGCCACCTTTACCATGGAGTTCAGCCACTACGCGGAAGCGCCGCGCAGCGTGGCCGACGAGATCATCAGCCAGCGCGCGCGTTAA
- a CDS encoding DMT family transporter, which produces MFLGIMFALSAGLMWGLIFVGPLIVPDYPAALQSTGRYLAFGLIALPLAWLDRQRLKKLRRQDWLEALKFTAIGNLLYYVCLASAIQRTGAPISTMIIGTLPVVMSVTANLCYGRHEGRLSWRRLTPALLLIALGLVLVNVAELRSSTVPVDLWRYVSGLALALLAVACWTWYPLRNARWLREHPQLRPTTWATAMGVATLPLSLVGYLLVCGQLALTQPEFALPFGPRPWVFVALMVVLGIFCSWIGTLCWNEASQRLPTVLVGPLIVFEILAGLAYTFILRQSWPPLLTSAGIACLMIGVIYAMRIRPEPVVVSLDSKA; this is translated from the coding sequence ATGTTTTTAGGGATTATGTTTGCGCTGTCTGCCGGGCTGATGTGGGGGCTGATTTTCGTCGGGCCGCTGATCGTGCCGGATTACCCTGCAGCGCTGCAGTCCACCGGTCGCTATCTGGCGTTTGGCCTGATCGCGCTGCCGCTGGCCTGGCTCGATCGCCAGCGGCTGAAAAAGCTGCGGCGTCAGGACTGGCTGGAAGCGCTGAAGTTTACCGCCATCGGCAACCTGTTGTATTACGTGTGTCTGGCCAGCGCCATCCAACGCACCGGCGCGCCGATTTCCACCATGATTATCGGCACCTTGCCGGTGGTGATGTCGGTCACCGCCAACCTGTGTTACGGCCGTCATGAAGGGCGGCTCTCCTGGCGACGGTTGACGCCGGCGTTGCTGCTTATCGCCCTGGGGCTGGTGCTGGTCAACGTCGCGGAACTGCGCAGCAGCACGGTGCCGGTCGATCTCTGGCGTTACGTCAGCGGTCTGGCGCTGGCGCTGCTGGCGGTAGCCTGCTGGACCTGGTATCCGCTGCGCAATGCGCGCTGGCTGCGCGAACATCCGCAGCTGCGGCCGACCACCTGGGCGACGGCGATGGGGGTAGCGACGTTGCCGCTGTCGCTGGTCGGTTATCTGCTGGTCTGTGGTCAGCTGGCGCTGACACAGCCTGAGTTTGCCTTGCCGTTCGGCCCCAGGCCGTGGGTGTTTGTCGCTTTGATGGTCGTGCTCGGGATTTTTTGCTCGTGGATCGGCACGCTGTGCTGGAACGAAGCCAGCCAGCGTTTACCGACGGTGCTGGTCGGGCCGCTGATCGTGTTCGAGATTCTGGCGGGGTTGGCCTACACGTTTATTCTGCGCCAGAGCTGGCCGCCGCTGCTGACCAGTGCCGGCATCGCCTGTCTGATGATCGGGGTGATTTACGCCATGCGCATCCGGCCGGAGCCGGTAGTGGTCTCGCTGGACAGCAAGGCGTAA
- a CDS encoding AraC family transcriptional regulator, whose translation MQGVPDRFPDKKDHAHFRHLSQHAGVELYHAYIERYAFAPHTHDAFGIGTVVQGAERFRYQGAQHLAAPGSLVLMNPDELHTGESASDGGWHYRMIYLEPATLAQISGEADMWFSDAVRHDPQASQRIAVTLSALWRTDDPLAQDGLLLDIVDTFRPHARLARPTRSETAHRFAVVREYLWDNYAQPVTLAQLAALVMLSPFHFQRKFKAEFHVTPHQMLMAIRLYRAKQLLTQGLPAAQVAAAVGLSDQAHLTRAFAARYGVTPAGYQKQVFSA comes from the coding sequence ATGCAAGGCGTACCCGACAGATTCCCCGATAAAAAAGATCATGCCCATTTTCGCCATCTGTCGCAGCATGCCGGGGTAGAGCTTTATCATGCTTATATCGAACGCTACGCCTTTGCGCCCCATACGCATGACGCCTTCGGCATTGGCACCGTGGTGCAGGGCGCGGAGCGTTTTCGCTATCAGGGCGCGCAGCATCTGGCGGCGCCCGGCTCGCTGGTGCTGATGAATCCCGATGAACTGCATACCGGCGAATCCGCCAGCGACGGCGGCTGGCATTACCGCATGATCTATCTGGAACCGGCCACGCTGGCGCAAATCAGCGGCGAGGCGGACATGTGGTTCAGCGATGCGGTACGTCACGATCCGCAGGCTTCTCAGCGCATTGCCGTGACGCTGAGCGCGCTGTGGCGAACGGACGATCCGCTGGCGCAGGACGGCCTGCTGCTGGATATCGTCGATACGTTCCGCCCCCACGCGCGGCTTGCGCGGCCGACGCGTTCTGAAACCGCCCACCGTTTCGCGGTGGTGCGGGAGTATCTGTGGGACAACTACGCCCAGCCGGTGACGCTGGCGCAGCTGGCCGCGCTGGTGATGCTCAGCCCGTTCCACTTTCAACGTAAATTCAAGGCGGAATTCCACGTAACGCCGCACCAGATGCTGATGGCGATCCGCCTGTATCGCGCCAAACAGCTGCTGACGCAGGGGTTGCCGGCTGCACAGGTCGCAGCGGCGGTGGGGCTGAGCGATCAGGCGCACCTGACGCGCGCCTTCGCCGCTCGTTACGGCGTCACACCTGCCGGTTATCAAAAACAGGTATTCTCTGCCTGA